Proteins encoded by one window of Salvia splendens isolate huo1 chromosome 14, SspV2, whole genome shotgun sequence:
- the LOC121765682 gene encoding putative RNA-binding protein YlmH isoform X1, translated as MWALRLSAIAGFGTRRTVHSTQYLRCINQTAFTTSPLIAPFTSSALDICPLPQAVKRKVDIILNGVGDKDTVEDVKRVLEMANRASLRRVTLHTDFLTPPVLKESMLALEKIADIKMVAQGGYPEAERCRLSVGHPDVLTSDPDIVAALSISGNFGFETCSHGDFLGAILGTGIVRDKLGDIILQGENGAQVLVVPELVDILVSSLDKVRNVSITCKKIPLLALEYQPPRTKSLKTVEASQRLDAIASAGFKISRSKMADLISNGDVRVNWCTVTKSNTTLKPGDLISVSGKGRLKVGEINSTRKGKFAVELIRFL; from the exons ATGTGGGCGCTACGCCTCTCGGCCATTGCCGGCTTCGGCACCCGAAGGACAGTTCATTCTACTCAATATCTTCGTTGCATTAATCAAACTGCCTTCACAACTTCCCCTCTAATCGCTCCCTTCACTTCCTCAG CTCTGGACATTTGCCCCCTGCCGCAGGCTGTTAAGAGGAAAGTTGACATTATCCTCAACGGTGTGGGAGATAAGGACACGGTTGAAGATGTCAAGAGAGTTCTAGAAATG GCAAACCGTGCATCATTAAGGCGGGTAACGCTACACACCGACTTTCTCACACCCCCTGTGTTGAAAGAATCAATGCTTGCTCTAGAAAAGATTGCCGACATCAAGATGGTTGCCCAGGGAGGATATCCAGAG GCTGAGCGTTGTCGGCTCTCAGTTGGGCATCCAGATGTATTAACATCTGATCCTGACATTGTTGCGGCACTGAG CATCTCAGGGAATTTCGGATTTGAAACCTGTAGCCATGGTGACTTCCTCGGGGCCATCCTTGGAACTGGGATAGTGAGAGATAAGCTAGGAGACATTATATTGCAG GGAGAAAATGGGGCCCAGGTTCTTGTTGTTCCGGAACTAGTCGATATCCTTGTCTCCTCACTGGACAAG GTGAGAAATGTTTCCATCACATGTAAAAAGATTCCACTGCTAGCTCTTGAATACCAGCCGCCGAG GACCAAGTCTTTGAAAACTGTGGAAGCCTCTCAACGACTTGATGCCATAGCTAGTGCCGGTTTCAAAATTTCACGATCTAAAATGGCTGATTTGATCAG CAACGGAGATGTGCGCGTCAATTGGTGTACTGTGACAAAGAGCAACACAACTTTGAAACCAGGAGACCTAATATCCGTTAGTGGTAAAGGAAGACTAAAG GTTGGAGAGATCAACTCTACGAGGAAGGGGAAGTTTGCAGTCGAGCTCATTCGATTTTTGTAG
- the LOC121765682 gene encoding putative RNA-binding protein YlmH isoform X4 — translation MWALRLSAIAGFGTRRTVHSTQYLRCINQTAFTTSPLIAPFTSSALDICPLPQAVKRKVDIILNGVGDKDTVEDVKRVLEMANRASLRRVTLHTDFLTPPVLKESMLALEKIADIKMAERCRLSVGHPDVLTSDPDIVAALSHGDFLGAILGTGIVRDKLGDIILQGENGAQVLVVPELVDILVSSLDKVRNVSITCKKIPLLALEYQPPRTKSLKTVEASQRLDAIASAGFKISRSKMADLISNGDVRVNWCTVTKSNTTLKPGDLISVSGKGRLKVGEINSTRKGKFAVELIRFL, via the exons ATGTGGGCGCTACGCCTCTCGGCCATTGCCGGCTTCGGCACCCGAAGGACAGTTCATTCTACTCAATATCTTCGTTGCATTAATCAAACTGCCTTCACAACTTCCCCTCTAATCGCTCCCTTCACTTCCTCAG CTCTGGACATTTGCCCCCTGCCGCAGGCTGTTAAGAGGAAAGTTGACATTATCCTCAACGGTGTGGGAGATAAGGACACGGTTGAAGATGTCAAGAGAGTTCTAGAAATG GCAAACCGTGCATCATTAAGGCGGGTAACGCTACACACCGACTTTCTCACACCCCCTGTGTTGAAAGAATCAATGCTTGCTCTAGAAAAGATTGCCGACATCAAGATG GCTGAGCGTTGTCGGCTCTCAGTTGGGCATCCAGATGTATTAACATCTGATCCTGACATTGTTGCGGCACTGAG CCATGGTGACTTCCTCGGGGCCATCCTTGGAACTGGGATAGTGAGAGATAAGCTAGGAGACATTATATTGCAG GGAGAAAATGGGGCCCAGGTTCTTGTTGTTCCGGAACTAGTCGATATCCTTGTCTCCTCACTGGACAAG GTGAGAAATGTTTCCATCACATGTAAAAAGATTCCACTGCTAGCTCTTGAATACCAGCCGCCGAG GACCAAGTCTTTGAAAACTGTGGAAGCCTCTCAACGACTTGATGCCATAGCTAGTGCCGGTTTCAAAATTTCACGATCTAAAATGGCTGATTTGATCAG CAACGGAGATGTGCGCGTCAATTGGTGTACTGTGACAAAGAGCAACACAACTTTGAAACCAGGAGACCTAATATCCGTTAGTGGTAAAGGAAGACTAAAG GTTGGAGAGATCAACTCTACGAGGAAGGGGAAGTTTGCAGTCGAGCTCATTCGATTTTTGTAG
- the LOC121765682 gene encoding putative RNA-binding protein YlmH isoform X2 has product MWALRLSAIAGFGTRRTVHSTQYLRCINQTAFTTSPLIAPFTSSALDICPLPQAVKRKVDIILNGVGDKDTVEDVKRVLEMANRASLRRVTLHTDFLTPPVLKESMLALEKIADIKMAERCRLSVGHPDVLTSDPDIVAALSISGNFGFETCSHGDFLGAILGTGIVRDKLGDIILQGENGAQVLVVPELVDILVSSLDKVRNVSITCKKIPLLALEYQPPRTKSLKTVEASQRLDAIASAGFKISRSKMADLISNGDVRVNWCTVTKSNTTLKPGDLISVSGKGRLKVGEINSTRKGKFAVELIRFL; this is encoded by the exons ATGTGGGCGCTACGCCTCTCGGCCATTGCCGGCTTCGGCACCCGAAGGACAGTTCATTCTACTCAATATCTTCGTTGCATTAATCAAACTGCCTTCACAACTTCCCCTCTAATCGCTCCCTTCACTTCCTCAG CTCTGGACATTTGCCCCCTGCCGCAGGCTGTTAAGAGGAAAGTTGACATTATCCTCAACGGTGTGGGAGATAAGGACACGGTTGAAGATGTCAAGAGAGTTCTAGAAATG GCAAACCGTGCATCATTAAGGCGGGTAACGCTACACACCGACTTTCTCACACCCCCTGTGTTGAAAGAATCAATGCTTGCTCTAGAAAAGATTGCCGACATCAAGATG GCTGAGCGTTGTCGGCTCTCAGTTGGGCATCCAGATGTATTAACATCTGATCCTGACATTGTTGCGGCACTGAG CATCTCAGGGAATTTCGGATTTGAAACCTGTAGCCATGGTGACTTCCTCGGGGCCATCCTTGGAACTGGGATAGTGAGAGATAAGCTAGGAGACATTATATTGCAG GGAGAAAATGGGGCCCAGGTTCTTGTTGTTCCGGAACTAGTCGATATCCTTGTCTCCTCACTGGACAAG GTGAGAAATGTTTCCATCACATGTAAAAAGATTCCACTGCTAGCTCTTGAATACCAGCCGCCGAG GACCAAGTCTTTGAAAACTGTGGAAGCCTCTCAACGACTTGATGCCATAGCTAGTGCCGGTTTCAAAATTTCACGATCTAAAATGGCTGATTTGATCAG CAACGGAGATGTGCGCGTCAATTGGTGTACTGTGACAAAGAGCAACACAACTTTGAAACCAGGAGACCTAATATCCGTTAGTGGTAAAGGAAGACTAAAG GTTGGAGAGATCAACTCTACGAGGAAGGGGAAGTTTGCAGTCGAGCTCATTCGATTTTTGTAG
- the LOC121765682 gene encoding putative RNA-binding protein YlmH isoform X3 encodes MWALRLSAIAGFGTRRTVHSTQYLRCINQTAFTTSPLIAPFTSSALDICPLPQAVKRKVDIILNGVGDKDTVEDVKRVLEMANRASLRRVTLHTDFLTPPVLKESMLALEKIADIKMVAQGGYPEAERCRLSVGHPDVLTSDPDIVAALSHGDFLGAILGTGIVRDKLGDIILQGENGAQVLVVPELVDILVSSLDKVRNVSITCKKIPLLALEYQPPRTKSLKTVEASQRLDAIASAGFKISRSKMADLISNGDVRVNWCTVTKSNTTLKPGDLISVSGKGRLKVGEINSTRKGKFAVELIRFL; translated from the exons ATGTGGGCGCTACGCCTCTCGGCCATTGCCGGCTTCGGCACCCGAAGGACAGTTCATTCTACTCAATATCTTCGTTGCATTAATCAAACTGCCTTCACAACTTCCCCTCTAATCGCTCCCTTCACTTCCTCAG CTCTGGACATTTGCCCCCTGCCGCAGGCTGTTAAGAGGAAAGTTGACATTATCCTCAACGGTGTGGGAGATAAGGACACGGTTGAAGATGTCAAGAGAGTTCTAGAAATG GCAAACCGTGCATCATTAAGGCGGGTAACGCTACACACCGACTTTCTCACACCCCCTGTGTTGAAAGAATCAATGCTTGCTCTAGAAAAGATTGCCGACATCAAGATGGTTGCCCAGGGAGGATATCCAGAG GCTGAGCGTTGTCGGCTCTCAGTTGGGCATCCAGATGTATTAACATCTGATCCTGACATTGTTGCGGCACTGAG CCATGGTGACTTCCTCGGGGCCATCCTTGGAACTGGGATAGTGAGAGATAAGCTAGGAGACATTATATTGCAG GGAGAAAATGGGGCCCAGGTTCTTGTTGTTCCGGAACTAGTCGATATCCTTGTCTCCTCACTGGACAAG GTGAGAAATGTTTCCATCACATGTAAAAAGATTCCACTGCTAGCTCTTGAATACCAGCCGCCGAG GACCAAGTCTTTGAAAACTGTGGAAGCCTCTCAACGACTTGATGCCATAGCTAGTGCCGGTTTCAAAATTTCACGATCTAAAATGGCTGATTTGATCAG CAACGGAGATGTGCGCGTCAATTGGTGTACTGTGACAAAGAGCAACACAACTTTGAAACCAGGAGACCTAATATCCGTTAGTGGTAAAGGAAGACTAAAG GTTGGAGAGATCAACTCTACGAGGAAGGGGAAGTTTGCAGTCGAGCTCATTCGATTTTTGTAG
- the LOC121765682 gene encoding putative RNA-binding protein YlmH isoform X5 has protein sequence MANRASLRRVTLHTDFLTPPVLKESMLALEKIADIKMVAQGGYPEAERCRLSVGHPDVLTSDPDIVAALSISGNFGFETCSHGDFLGAILGTGIVRDKLGDIILQGENGAQVLVVPELVDILVSSLDKVRNVSITCKKIPLLALEYQPPRTKSLKTVEASQRLDAIASAGFKISRSKMADLISNGDVRVNWCTVTKSNTTLKPGDLISVSGKGRLKVGEINSTRKGKFAVELIRFL, from the exons ATG GCAAACCGTGCATCATTAAGGCGGGTAACGCTACACACCGACTTTCTCACACCCCCTGTGTTGAAAGAATCAATGCTTGCTCTAGAAAAGATTGCCGACATCAAGATGGTTGCCCAGGGAGGATATCCAGAG GCTGAGCGTTGTCGGCTCTCAGTTGGGCATCCAGATGTATTAACATCTGATCCTGACATTGTTGCGGCACTGAG CATCTCAGGGAATTTCGGATTTGAAACCTGTAGCCATGGTGACTTCCTCGGGGCCATCCTTGGAACTGGGATAGTGAGAGATAAGCTAGGAGACATTATATTGCAG GGAGAAAATGGGGCCCAGGTTCTTGTTGTTCCGGAACTAGTCGATATCCTTGTCTCCTCACTGGACAAG GTGAGAAATGTTTCCATCACATGTAAAAAGATTCCACTGCTAGCTCTTGAATACCAGCCGCCGAG GACCAAGTCTTTGAAAACTGTGGAAGCCTCTCAACGACTTGATGCCATAGCTAGTGCCGGTTTCAAAATTTCACGATCTAAAATGGCTGATTTGATCAG CAACGGAGATGTGCGCGTCAATTGGTGTACTGTGACAAAGAGCAACACAACTTTGAAACCAGGAGACCTAATATCCGTTAGTGGTAAAGGAAGACTAAAG GTTGGAGAGATCAACTCTACGAGGAAGGGGAAGTTTGCAGTCGAGCTCATTCGATTTTTGTAG